The genomic stretch TAGAAGGTCATCGCCTGGCTAGCCAGTTGTAAGAGCTGGTTATGGCTTAAATATTCATTTTGTTCAACTGACATAAAATTCTCCTTCCTTAGATTTTTGTCTGGCATGTGGATTGCCCTGACTCGATCTTATAAAAGAAAAAATCATGGAACTTGACTTCAAATGATCTGGAAGCATTTTAAGGTCAAGTCTTCCGCTTTATTTTTACGCAAGATGGAATTCATAAATAAGCAGACAGGGTGGTTGCGATAAAATGAAACAATCTGAATTGAATGTGGAACATTCTGTAAGTGAAGAAGAATATTTTGCTAAACGCACGTTAAAAAAAGGCGCGGTAGGCTGGCTACTCTTGGTTGGGCTTGGCATTTCATATGTGATCTCGGGTGATTTTGCGGGCTGGAACTTTGGACTGGCTCAAGGCGGTTGGGGCGGTATGTTTATCGCGACGGTGATCGTGGCGTTCATGTATTTGTGTATGAGTTTGGCGATGTCAGAAATGTCGACCATGTTGCCCACGGCTGGCGGTGGTTATAGCTTTGCGCGGGTTGCATTTGGGCCTTTTGGGGGGTATCTGACGGGGACTGCAATCCTGATTGAATATGCGATTGCACCTGCTGCCATCGCTGTTTTTATTGGTGCTTATTGCGAATCTTTATTTGGCGTGGGTGGTTGGCTAATCTATTTAATTTGTTATTTGGTGTTTATGGGACTGCATTTAAAAGGCGCAGGCGAAGCATTAAAGATCATGTTTGTAATTACCTCGGTGGCCTGTATCGCATTACTGGTTTTTATTATTGCGATGATTCCGCATTTTAATAGCCAAAATCTATTTAATATTGCTGCGGGAAATAATGTCGGTGCCAGTGCCTTTTTGCCTTTTGGTTATATTGGTATTTGGGCAGCAGTGCCTTATGCGATTTGGTTTTTCTTGGCGGTTGAAGGGGTTCCTTTGGCAGCCGAAGAAGTTAAAGATCCGGTGCGTGCCTTACCACGAGGCTTGATTGGTGCCATGCTTATTTTAGCGGCTTTTGCCTTATTGATTTTATTTTTAAGTGCGGGCGCTGCAGGTGCGGACTTACTCAAAAACTCAGGAGCACCATTGGTTGATGCCTTAAAAGCAGTGTATGGACAAAATACTTGGCTGGCTAGTTTTGTGAATTTCGTTGGTTTAGCTGGTTTGATTGCCAGTTTCTTTTCGATTATTTATGCTTATTCGCGACAAATTTTTGCCTTATCTCGTGCTGGTTATTTACCGAAAAGTTTATCGCTGACCAATGCCAATAAAGCACCAGCATTGGCGATTATTGTCCCGGGCATTGTTGGGTTTTTATTGTCACTCAGTGGTGAGGGAGATTTACTGATTTTGATGGCGGTCTTTGGTGCGACGATTTCTTATGTGTTGATGATGCTGTCGCATATCAAACTGCGCTTATCTCGTCCTGATTTAGCCCGTCCGTATAAAACACCGGGTGGGATTGTGACTTCAATTATTGCCTTGATTTTAGCTGCGATTGCTGTGGTGGCCGGTTTGATGGTAAATCCTAAAATATGGTTAATTGCCGCAATAATTTATATCGTGTTTATCTTATATTTTATTTTTTATAGTCGGCATCATTTGGTGAAGGGCACACCTGAACAAGAGTTTGCTCGTATTGATGATGAATAATGTCAGTCATACTGCATGAAAGTGCAGTGTTATGTGTCGCTGGCGATGAATACGATTCCATCATCGCCAGCGACGCGCCCAATAAGCAATAACGTCAATTAGTCTGCTGAGCTTTTGGGTACTTCACGTCGAATATAAGAAGCCAGTCTTAAATAGTTAATGCCTTGGAAGAGAATATCCATTGCCAAGAATAAGCCCAATACCCAAAATGGTGCATCTGGCGTTTGCATAATAATAATACCAGTGACGAAGGTTAATATGCCGGAGAATAATGACCAACCCCAACCTTCAATACGGTATAACAGCGCACCCAGTGTACGCAAAATACCAGAGATAATCAGAAAAATTGCCAAGATTGCGGTGAGGACAATGGCCGCTTGTACTGGGGTCGCCCAAACATAATAACCCGCGATAATATATAAGATGCTAGACAGTGCCCAGAGCCAACGATAGCCCCCTTCAAAAAATTTAAATGCGGCGATAAAGGTAAAAACACCACCAAACATCATTAGTCCACCGAGGATTAATACGGCGGTTAAGGTTGCAAAAGGCAAAGAGATGAACATGACAAGACCAAATAAGGTCAGCAAAGTTCCTAAGGCTAAATACCATTTCCGATTTTCATGCAGTTGATGGCGAACTAAATCATTTCCTACTGTTTTCATAATTTTTCTCAAGTCTTACTTTGGAATCATGTGGTTATATCATGAACATAGGCATAACTTGGTTATATCGTTGATTGATGTTGTTATCATTTCTTTGTCGGAGATGTTATTTACTTGATATTTTCTTAATTTAATGCCAAGTAAATAAAGAGTAATATTGGATGTGTGTATTCTTTATCTTTGAATGAGCATATTCATTTATCTTGCGTTTGGGCTGAAGGATATTGAGTGCGATGTTGTAGGTCGGCTAGTATCGTGCTTCATTTTCAATATTATATTTTTACCTATAGGTCGATTATTTTTTTTAAATTATTTTTAGTAATTTAAGTAAAGTTGACTTATAGGTGAATTTGCGTATGTACTCGAAGTTCTGTTCGAATATCTGTTGTGATTTCTAAAATAAAGTTTCTTAGCCATTGGATACGTGAATCTTGCTTATTCTCAACATTCCAAATCATCTGAACGGTAAAAGAGGGTGCCAAGTGCAAGGGCACAGGATTGACGCGAATTTTACTGTTATTTTCAGCAAAAAGTTCGGCGCCATAAGTCGGCATGGTCACGATTAAATCCGTACCAATAATGGAATTGATTGCGGTCGAAAAATTAAAAAAAGTAGCTTTAACTTTACGTTTATAACCTTCTGCTTCAAAGAATTCATCTAAGAATCCGACACGACCACCGTCAAAAATCACCCGTGCATGTGGCGCATAAACATAGCCTTCAAAGTGCATTGCTTGCTTAAGTTGATAGACATCATTGTCATAAACACATGAATATGAAGATGAAAATAAATCTGCTGCCTGATACTGCGAACTCATACTTTTGGGATTTGAGCAGATCACCAGATCTGCATCATCTTCGGTAAAGCGCTTTAACCAAAAATGGCTATTGGTCTGTAAAAAAACAAAGTTAACCGCCAAGGAGCGTTTTTGCGCTTCACTTATGATTTTTTGGGCTAAAAGGCATTCAACATCATCGGTTAAGCCAATTCGAAAGGTCTCTTTTGTGCTTTCAGGTGAGAAGTCATTTTCTTGGGTTACCCGAATAATCAGGTCTGAAATACTCTTCAGCGCTTCATTGATAATGGGGGATATTTCAACTGCTTTATCCGTAGGATTCATGCCATGTGATGTGCGGATAAAAAGCTCGTCTTGGAAGATGACGCGTAGCTTGCGCAGTGAAGCGCTGACCGCACTTTGAGTGAGGAACAGTGACTTTGCTGCACGGGTGACACTGCGCTCAATCATCAAGGCTTGAAAGGCAACCAATAGGTTCAGGTCGATGCGGCTGATATTACTGAGATTACTATAAGTCATTTTTATATTTCATTTGCCTATTAAATTCAAATATCTACACTCAATTTGAGCACTAAACAAGCATGCTCATATCCTAGATATTGATATCAATCATAACAGGGGAACTTTGTGTATGGATGCACAAGATACACCATCTTTCAGGGATGCAGCGGGAAAACCTTCCCAATCAAAGAGAAAATTAACCACGAAACAAGCGGTTGCCGTTGGTATTGGCAACTTCATGGAATGGTTCGATTTTGCAATTTATGGCTATTTTGCCGCAGTCATCGGAATGGTTTTTTTCCCATCGGATGAGCCCGGCATATCATTGCTGTCTTCATTGGCTGTGTTTGCAGTCGGCTTTATTGCACGACCATTCGGTGCCTTGGTTTTAGGGCCTTTAGGCGATAAGTTTGGTCGAAAATTTGTATTAATGGTCACTGTTTTTGGCATGGGGGTTTTTACCACCCTCATCGGGCTATTACCTGGCTATGCCGTACTTGGAATTATGGCACCGATCATTCTAATTATTTTGCGTTTTTTACAAGGCATGATGGTTGGTGGAGAGTGGTCGAGTGCGGGTATTTTTCTGTTGGAAAGTGCCGATGATGACCGACGTGCCCGAGCGGCCAGTTTAATTACCTGTACCGCAGGGATTGCCTTTTTAATGGGTACGGCAACGGCAGCAGTGTTGAACTCGGTACTGACTGACGAACAAGTGATGAATTGGGGCTGGCGGATTCCATTTGTGCTTTCAATCGGGATGACTTTTTTAGCAATTTTTATTCGCCGTCGTTTAGAAGACACCCCAATCTACATGGAGTTGCAGCAGCGTAAGGCAGAAAACAACATTCCTGTTATTCCGTTTCAGAGCAAAATGCGCTCTTTTATTATTGCATTTTCATTCTCTGCTTTATTTGGTGTTTCACTTTATTACTTCATCACCTATGCGACGAATCACCTTGTGAACGTGGTGCATTTACCGAAGATCACGGCACTTTGGATCTGTAGTTTGGCATTGTTGATCTATTGTTTTATGCATCCTTTTGTTGGACGTATGGTCGATAAAGTCGGGCGTCGTAAACCATTGTTATGGACAGCAGCAGGTTTAACGCTGTCTGCATATCCTATTTTTCTGATGTGGAACACTGGCAATAGCTTTCTTATTTTAGTCTCGTTGCTGCTGCTTGGTTTCTTCGTCTGTAATGCCGCTGTGCTAAATGTAGTTCTTTTGGTTGAAGTTTTCCCAGCTTCAATTCGCTCAACTGGTGCGGCATTGGGCCATAACATTGCTTCTGCGGTGCTTGCCGGCCCCGGTCCTTTCATTGCGGTGGCACTGATTCAATGGACTGGAAATCCCAATATCCCTTCAGCTTATTTGGCCGGTGTTTCGATCTGCTGTTTTCTCATTTTATTTTTTATGTTGCCTGAAACCAAAGGCAAAGATTTGTTGAGCGATGAATAATCAAGGAGTATCACCATGACAAAAGTTGTTGTAATTCAAGCTGCATCCTTTCCTTTTGAAGCAATGAAAAGTATTGATAAAGCATGTGAAATTCTAAAAAAAGTAGCCAGTAATGGTGCCAAGATTGCTGTTTTTCCCGAAGCCTTTATTGGGGGTTATCCAAAGGGCAGTCATTTTGGCAGCGTGGTTGGAAATCGTTCCATGGATGGACGCAAACTGTATCAAAAATATGTGGAAGGTGCGGTGAGTCTAGATGGCCCAGAAATGGCAAGACTGGCCAAAGCCGTTACTGAAACGGGGGTGCATACGGTCATTGGCATCATCGAAAAATATGGTCGTACTTTGTACTGTACTTGTGTGACTTTGGCACCAGAAACCGGTGTTGCAGGTATCCATCGTAAACTGATGCCAACAGGACAAGAACGTTTGATTTGGGGTTTTGGCGATGGTTCAACCATTGAAACTGTCGATAGCCCTTATGGTCGAATTGGCAGTGTGATCTGTTGGGAAAATTATATGCCGGCATTAAGACAAGCGATGTATGCACAAGGAACTGAGATTTACTGTGCACCGACTGCAGATGACCGTAAAACTTGGGCCAGTTCAATGATTCATATTGCAGTTGAAGGTCGGGTGTTTGTGCTGTCATCGTGTCAGGTGACCAAACTTTCTGATTATCCTGATTATTTTCAAGAACAATTTATTATGAAAGATCATCAGGAGGATGACTACCTGATGCATGGCGGCAGCATGATCGTAAATCCATATGGGGAAGTGCTGGCAGGGCCTGTTTATGATGAAGAAGTTGAACTTTATGCGGATATAGATTTAAGCATGATTCAACAAACCAATCTTGATTATGATGTCTGTGGGCATTATTCACGTCCCGATGTTTTTAACCTACAGGTGGATACAGCCCCGAAAAGCGCAGTCGAGTTTTTAAACGCGACGAATTAAGCTAAAACGAAAGTTTGTATCGCAATAAAAAATGCTGAGCAGCACATGCTCAGCATTTTTGTTTTAGTATTTTTAGCTTCGGATTTTTGTTTTCATAACGGTGTTGCCAATGACTTAACCTTCAGCCTTGGCAGTTAAAAATTTACTTTGATAATGATGGTCAAGCAAAGTAAACAATGCAGCACCGCCCACGAGTGCCAGTCCAACACTACAGGTCATGATCCAACCACCATGATGCCATGCATAGACCCCAAGCGCTGAACCACAGGCGCCACCAGCAAAGTAAAAGGTCATATAAATGGAGTTAATCCGTGACTTTGCACTGGGATGTAAGCGAAAAATAATATTTTGATTACTGGTATGCACCAACACCAAAGCCAAGCTGATCAGGCCATAACCCAAGATATAGCTAATTAGGGATTGGCCACCGAAATATAGAAAAACCCAACTGATTACAAAGGTCAGGATACCGAGCCAAGTCAGGATTTGAGTATGCCCACGGTCGGCAAGTTTACCGATTTTCGTGGTGGCTAAAGCGCCAAAGACCCCAATCAGCGTCACTACCCCAATAAATACATCGGAGAGATTAAAGGGCGATGAAGTCAGCAGCACCGCGATGGTTGAGAACAGAATACTCATGGCAGCAAAGCAGAAGGCGCCAATCAGGGCGCGATAAACTAAGCGTCGCTCACTCAGCATCAGACGTGCCATGGATTGAAATATTTCCAGATAATTCATTTGGGACGTGGCAACTTGAGGAAGTTTGGCGCTTAACAGATAGGCCAAGATCAGCATCAAGACCGCACTCACCATATAAATCACTTTCCAGTTAAAGAGGTTCGACAATAATCCCGATAAACTGGTGGACAGCAATAAGCCAACCAACAAACCACTCATCAGAAAGCCAACCACTTCACCGGTTTTTTCTGGTCGGGTAGCAATAGCCGCCAATGGAATCAATACTTGAGCTGCAACTGAAAACAATCCAACGATAATGGTGCCCACCCAAAGCATGGGTAAATTGACTGCAAAAGTGCAGATCAATAAACCGACCGCGGCAAAGAACATCAAGATCGGAATAAATTTGGTTTTATTGACGATATCGCCAACAGGCACAATAAACAGGAGGCCGAGTGCATAGGATACTTGCGCAAAAGTGACGGTCAATGCGGCTTGAGATTCGGATACTGCAAAGTACTGTTGAATAGAGTGGATTAGTGGTTGGCAATAATAGTTCGCGCCAGCGCAGAGCCCACAGGCAATCGCCATTAACCAAAGCAATGATTTATTGTGCGTAATATCGTATACAGGGGACATCGAACTTCCAGATTAAACGCCTTATAAGCAATAGGCGGTTGCTTCAATTGCAATCAGCATGTCGGGTAAAGCTAAGCAGGGAACGGGAATCAGGCTACAGCTTGGAAAAGGCTGGTTTTCCCATAGCTGCTGCATAACCTGTGTTACAGCTTGATATTTATTGGCATCATATTCAACCACATAAATGCGTAACACTGCGAGGTCGAGAATTGTAGCATCGACCTCTTTTAAAACGAATAGTATATTTTCAAAAGCATATTGCACTTGTTCTTGAAAATCGGGGGGAATTTCACCTTGACGGTTTTTTCGACCTTGTTCAGATAGATGCACCACCCGCAGAAAATGGCGTACTTCTACGGCATGACCATGTGCTAAGGGCGAAGCCGCTGCCGATGTATGGGGCGTGGGGTTAATAAAGGCAAAGGACGGGATGTGCTGATGCTGCGAGACAAAATTCATTGTGTGACGCTTGAGGAAATGAGGTTGTGTTAGTATCAAAGCTCAAGTTAGGTTGAGGTCAAGCGGTTTATGTCAGAAAAAGATGCGCATCAGTGGATCAGTATTGGAGAGCTGTCACAACGAAGTGGGGTCAGTGTTTCTGCAATTCGGTTCTATGAAGAAAAGCAGATGATTTCAAGTACCCGCACCCAAGGCAATCAACGACGTTATCAACGGGGGATGTTGCGCCGAATTGCGATTATTAAAGTCGCGCAACAGGTGGGGATTAGCTTACAGCATATTAAAGATGCCTTGGCCGTACTGCCCAGTAATCGTATGGCCAGCAGTAGTGATTGGAAAAAAATGTCAGAAAAATGGCAAGCCGATCTGGATCAGCAAATCATTGGCTTGCTCAGATTGCGTCAGCAGTTAGATAAATGTATAGGCTGTGGTTGCCTGTCTTTAAAACAATGTCCGCTGCGCAATCCGAATGACAAGTTTGCCGAAGAATCCAATGGCACCCATTTTCAGGACTTGCTCACCCAAATCATCGATCAAAAGCTTGTTGGCCTATTCGATGAAGAGCTGTAATTGCTCAATACGCCCCATTTTCCCAATCCAAAAAGGTCGGTTATGTGCACCATGACCGAAGCTTTGAGATTGATACAGTGGAATCTGTAATGGATCGAGATGTTCGGCAAAAATCTGTGGCAAATCATGGGGAACATTTTTTTGTGGGCATTGGTAGAAATCACCCATGACTACGGCATTGATTTGGTTAACATCAATACTTTGTAAAAGCTGATTGAGGCTGCGTTCAAGGCGATAAAACGGTTCACCGACATCCTCAAGCAGTAACAGGCTTGGTTCCGTGAGTTTTAACGCATTTGCTGTACCTTGTAGGGTACATAATACGGTTAAGTTGCCCCCTAACACTTTGCCGCTTAAGCCCTTGTCGTGTAAGGCGTATGCCTGTTGCGCAATCGAATTCACTGGTTGTAGATCATAAGCATGGCGTTGTGCGGTATTTGCGTTTTGGGCAGTGTTTGCATCTAGCAGGCGAATGACCTCAAGTGCATCTGCGGAAATAGGATTGTGCGCTAAATTTTTGCAGGCGATTTCTTGAAAGACCGGTGCATGCAGAGCTTGACCACCGTGCATGGCCACATAGTTGAGTAAAACGGTACTGTCCGAATAACCAATAATCGGTTTGTTGAGCATCCAGTCGCCCAAATACGGCAGCAGTTGTGATGCACCTGTGCCCCCACGCGCACACCAAATCGCATCAATGTCGGGGTCAAGACAGGCTTGCTTTAAATCGGCAATGCGTTGCTCGACAGAACCGGCCAAATAACGATATTGTGCCATCACATGTTCAGCCAAAGTGACTTGATGAGCTAAGCCTTGTAAATGTGTTTGCGCCAGCAGAATTTGTTCTGGCTCAACGCAGCTGCTTGGAGAAACAATTTGAAAGTGCATATAAAGTCCATTGATGATGAAGACGATCTATTAATCGACGAAATAAGTTGCATTGGTTATGCATAAATAATCAATAAATTCTAATGTTTAAGTTTGTTTTTTGACAGGCTAATCATCAATATTCCAACAATATTCAGCAGACAGCCGAGCCATTGTATGGCATTTAATTGCTCACCTAAAAAAGCCACCGCCAATAAAATGGTGAGAATAGGACCAACCGAGGCAATCATTGCCGATTGTGATGCACCGATGCGTTGAATCCCTTGCATCAGTAAAATTGTCGGCAGCACTGTGACCAAGACCCCAAGTCCCACCCCATAGCCAATCACGGACATGGGCAATTGCATGATCAGTGCGATCGGTTGTGGAGTCGCCAGCAGATAATGTACTAAGGTTCCGACACAGGCAACACTTAAGGCGAGTCCAGTAAAATTCCACGAGCCAAATTTATGAATCAGCCGTGGAGTGAGCAATAAATAACTGGCAAAGGCAACAGCACTGGCAAAGACCAAACTGGCACCTAACCAAAAGTGACTTTGTTGTGGTGCGCTGTTTTGTTCTTGCAGCATCACCAAGACCGTACCGCCATAGCTCAATACAATGGCAAAGAGGGTTTTAGTGGTCAGTTTCTGTTTATAAATAACACTTGATGCCAAAACCGTTAACGTCGGATAAAGAAATAAGATAATCCGTTCTAATGATGCACTGATATACATCAAACCAATAAAGTCGAGCCAGCTGGCAAAGTAGTAGCCAATGAGTCCAGCAAGAATTAAGAGTGCCCAGTCGCGTTTTGCAATGCCTTGATTATTGCGTCTAAACAGCCAGCAGATCAGCAAAAAGAACGGCAAAGCACTGGCCATGCGGAGTGCCATCAGTAATGTTGCATCGACAGTACTTGAGATCGCATAGGCTTGTTTAATGAAAATCGCTTTACTGCTAAATAGAAATGCGGCACCAATGGCACATAACGATCCCAGTTGCTGTTGCGTTAAGCTCGGTTTCATGGCTGGATTTCTTGGCGTCTGGGGATGACAACGGGCCTTAGTATAAAAGTCATCTGTCTAAAAGTGAAAGCACAGTTTGACTTTCTGATTAGATCGGTCGATGAGGAATCTATTGTTGCATGTGAACGCTTCAAAATAGTGCGTTTTTTGATTGAAACGGCATAATTTGTATCTACTATCACGGGCTAAAATGACAAAGCATATTTTTTATAAATATTTTACTGAATCATTTGGGCAGATTGGCTGATTTTATGGCGATGCTATTGCACATCAATTTGAGACGAGATAGGCCATGCGATTTGCAATGAAATAAAGGCATCGATATTGCTTCTTGAGTCGCTGCGGGTTTGTGTTTTTTCTGTTCAGGGGCAGTGAGCAAACTCGAAATTTCAGTTTATCCGATCTCTTCGATTTCCGGTGTAGCAATCTTAAACGGGTATAGAATCTAATCTGTGCTGTTTTGAAGGTGCAGTGGAGCGGCAAGGTGCACTGCTCAGTCGCTTGGTTTGATCGTTATAAAGTAGTCTGAGATTTGAGCGCTGATGCGACGAACGAGATGCAGCACTGGACGATGATGAAACATCGAACAAAGTGTGTGCAAATTCAAGTTTTAGCCAAGCAAAACCGGTGAATATTAGCTGAAGTCGATAAATTAATGAATCATCAGTTCAAAATGTGCCCATTTATTAAATAAATAGTGGGTAGTAATTTCAAATGGTTCAATTAAAATCCAAAAATTCAGAACAACGCATCCTGGGGGAACATTGCATTTTGCAATGTTGACTTGAAGAAACAATAGCTTGAGGAATGCTCATGCAGATCGGAATTCCAACCGAAACCATTATCGGTGAAAATCGTGTCGCTGCTACACCAGAGACCGTAAAGAAATTGATCAGCGCTGGTCATGATGTCGTCATTCAACGTGGAGCTGGTGTTAAAGCCGCGTATATTGACAGTGCATATGAACAGGTCGGCGCAAAAATTACGGAAGATGCTTATTGCGGTAGCCAAATTATTTTGAAGGTTCGTGCGCCTAAAGGTGACGAGATTCAAAAGCTTGCCTCAGGCACAACCGTTGTTGCCATGTTTGATCCTTATCGTAATACAGAACTTGAGCAATTTGCTGCGCAACAAGTGTCTGCATTTGCTTTGGAGCTGCTGCCACGGACCTTATCTCGTGCACAGAACATGGATGTCTTATCTTCACAAGCCAACCTCGCTGGTTATAAGTCGGTCTTGCTTGCTGCCGGTGCTTATCAGCGCATGTTCCCGATGTTAATGACTGCTGCAGGTACGGTAAAACCGGCACGTGTGGTGATTATGGGGGTAGGTGTTGCAGGCTTACAGGCAATTGCAACGGCTAAACGTCTCGGTGCTGTGGTTGAAGCCACGGACTTGCGTCCAACTGCACGCGATCAAGTTGAATCTCTGGGTGGTAAATGGTTAGACGTTCCGATGTCTGATGAAGAAAAACAAAAAGCAGCCGATGCCGCCAAAAATGGCTATGGCTGGATGCCAGGTGAACAATACATTCAAGATCAGGCTGTTATCGTCGATAAAGCGGTATCGAATGCCGATATTGTGATTACCACAGCGTTGTTGCCAGGCCGTGATGCACCCCGTTTAATCAAAGCAGAAACCGTGGCCAAAATGAAACCCGGTTCAATCATCCTCGATATGGCGGTTGAAAGTGGCGGTAATGTGGAAGGTTCACAGTGCGGTGAAAATGTGGTGACAGCAAATGGCGTGACCATTTTAGGCATACCGAATATTCCATCGACGTTGTCGACAGAAGCTTCAGCATTGTATGCACGTAACGTTTTTAATTTCGTTGAGACTTTATTTGATGAGAGCAAAACATTTGCTATCAATCAAAGTGATGAAATTCAAAAAGCCCTATTGGTTACGCATGCCGGCGAAGTGCTGTTGAAGCGTGGTTAAGGAGAGAGCTCATGGTTGAAACTATTACAATTTTCGTCTTATCCATTTTTGTGGGTTATTACGTGGTTTGGGGTGTAACGCCAGCCTTGCATACGCCTTTAATGGCAGTGACCAATGCCTTGTCCTCAATTATTGTGGTCGGTGCGATGTTGCAAACAGTCGGTATGCCGGTATTGGGTTTAGAAGGTCATGTGGCCTTTCAAAGCATTAATGTAATCAGTGTGCTTGGCGCGGTTGCGGTGTTCTTGGCAAGTATTAATATTTTTGGTGGTTTCGCAGTGACAGCACGTATGCTGGAAATGTTTAAGCCTAAGCAAAAGAAATAAGAGGGCATTGCCATGGAATTTATTCAAGAAAATGCAAATTGGTTGTACCTGGTTGGGGCCATCCTCTTTATCCTTACGTTACGTGGCTTATCTGGGCCAAAGACAGCGATTCAAGGCAATCGTTACGGCATGATTGCAATGGCAATCGCGGTTGTCACCACTTTTTTTGTCGCGAATAATCCAGTCATTTGGATGATTGGTGGCGCAATGGTACTGGGTGCAGTGGTCGGTATTGCACGTGCACGCACTGTTCCAATGACACAAATGCCTGAAACTGTGGCGCTGATGCATTCATTGGTCGGCTTGGCTGCGGTATTAATTGCGATTGCTGCAATTTTGCATAACAACCAATTGACAGCATTGTTTGCACAAGATGGTATTGCGCTTGCCGCAGCTGGAATTGAGCCAACACACATGAGCAAAATTCATTTATTTGAATTGTTTGTCGGGTGTTTTGTTGGGGCAATTACCTTTACTGCATCGGTATTTGCTTATGGCAAGCTGGCTGCAAAAAAATGGGCCAAAACTATTTCTGGTGCATGGGTTAAACCAGTTCAAGCGCTTATCTTTGCTGCAATGTTGGTCTGTGGAATCTTGTTCTTCACCACCAGCAACATGCAAGCATTTTGGGCAATGACAGTACTTGCACTGATCTTGGGTTGGGTTTGGATTGCACCCGTCGGTGGCGGTGATATGCCCGTGGTGGTGTCGCTGTTGAACTCATTCTCAGGTTGGGCCGCAGCAGGTATTGGTTTCACGCTTGAAAACAATATGTTGATTGTGGCAGGTTCGTTGGTCGGTTCTTCTGGTGCGATTCTGTCTTACATTATGTGTAAAGCGATGAACCGTTCGATCCTCAATGTCTTGTTTGGTGGTGCCATGGGCGGTAATGCCGTTGCTGCAACGGCAAATACTGGCGATCAGGTACAACGTAACTATCGCTCAGGTTCTGCCGATGACGCGGGCTTCCTAATGTCAAATGCCGACAGCGTGGTG from Acinetobacter pullicarnis encodes the following:
- a CDS encoding NAD(P)(+) transhydrogenase (Re/Si-specific) subunit beta, translating into MEFIQENANWLYLVGAILFILTLRGLSGPKTAIQGNRYGMIAMAIAVVTTFFVANNPVIWMIGGAMVLGAVVGIARARTVPMTQMPETVALMHSLVGLAAVLIAIAAILHNNQLTALFAQDGIALAAAGIEPTHMSKIHLFELFVGCFVGAITFTASVFAYGKLAAKKWAKTISGAWVKPVQALIFAAMLVCGILFFTTSNMQAFWAMTVLALILGWVWIAPVGGGDMPVVVSLLNSFSGWAAAGIGFTLENNMLIVAGSLVGSSGAILSYIMCKAMNRSILNVLFGGAMGGNAVAATANTGDQVQRNYRSGSADDAGFLMSNADSVVIVPGYGMAQGRAQNAVKELANLLKEQGVTVRFAIHPVAGRMPGHMNVLLAEADVPYDDILEMDEINSDFPATDVVLVIGANDVVNPSAKDDPSSPIYGMPILEAHKARTIMVIKRSMATGYAGLDNDLFYNDKTMMIFGDAKKVVEDMTKAINGSGH
- a CDS encoding proton-translocating transhydrogenase family protein; the encoded protein is MVETITIFVLSIFVGYYVVWGVTPALHTPLMAVTNALSSIIVVGAMLQTVGMPVLGLEGHVAFQSINVISVLGAVAVFLASINIFGGFAVTARMLEMFKPKQKK
- a CDS encoding RidA family protein, with translation MNFVSQHQHIPSFAFINPTPHTSAAASPLAHGHAVEVRHFLRVVHLSEQGRKNRQGEIPPDFQEQVQYAFENILFVLKEVDATILDLAVLRIYVVEYDANKYQAVTQVMQQLWENQPFPSCSLIPVPCLALPDMLIAIEATAYCL
- a CDS encoding Re/Si-specific NAD(P)(+) transhydrogenase subunit alpha; translated protein: MQIGIPTETIIGENRVAATPETVKKLISAGHDVVIQRGAGVKAAYIDSAYEQVGAKITEDAYCGSQIILKVRAPKGDEIQKLASGTTVVAMFDPYRNTELEQFAAQQVSAFALELLPRTLSRAQNMDVLSSQANLAGYKSVLLAAGAYQRMFPMLMTAAGTVKPARVVIMGVGVAGLQAIATAKRLGAVVEATDLRPTARDQVESLGGKWLDVPMSDEEKQKAADAAKNGYGWMPGEQYIQDQAVIVDKAVSNADIVITTALLPGRDAPRLIKAETVAKMKPGSIILDMAVESGGNVEGSQCGENVVTANGVTILGIPNIPSTLSTEASALYARNVFNFVETLFDESKTFAINQSDEIQKALLVTHAGEVLLKRG
- a CDS encoding LD-carboxypeptidase, which codes for MHFQIVSPSSCVEPEQILLAQTHLQGLAHQVTLAEHVMAQYRYLAGSVEQRIADLKQACLDPDIDAIWCARGGTGASQLLPYLGDWMLNKPIIGYSDSTVLLNYVAMHGGQALHAPVFQEIACKNLAHNPISADALEVIRLLDANTAQNANTAQRHAYDLQPVNSIAQQAYALHDKGLSGKVLGGNLTVLCTLQGTANALKLTEPSLLLLEDVGEPFYRLERSLNQLLQSIDVNQINAVVMGDFYQCPQKNVPHDLPQIFAEHLDPLQIPLYQSQSFGHGAHNRPFWIGKMGRIEQLQLFIE
- a CDS encoding DMT family transporter, with the translated sequence MKPSLTQQQLGSLCAIGAAFLFSSKAIFIKQAYAISSTVDATLLMALRMASALPFFLLICWLFRRNNQGIAKRDWALLILAGLIGYYFASWLDFIGLMYISASLERIILFLYPTLTVLASSVIYKQKLTTKTLFAIVLSYGGTVLVMLQEQNSAPQQSHFWLGASLVFASAVAFASYLLLTPRLIHKFGSWNFTGLALSVACVGTLVHYLLATPQPIALIMQLPMSVIGYGVGLGVLVTVLPTILLMQGIQRIGASQSAMIASVGPILTILLAVAFLGEQLNAIQWLGCLLNIVGILMISLSKNKLKH
- the soxR gene encoding redox-sensitive transcriptional activator SoxR gives rise to the protein MSEKDAHQWISIGELSQRSGVSVSAIRFYEEKQMISSTRTQGNQRRYQRGMLRRIAIIKVAQQVGISLQHIKDALAVLPSNRMASSSDWKKMSEKWQADLDQQIIGLLRLRQQLDKCIGCGCLSLKQCPLRNPNDKFAEESNGTHFQDLLTQIIDQKLVGLFDEEL